In Pseudoalteromonas xiamenensis, the following are encoded in one genomic region:
- the rpsQ gene encoding 30S ribosomal protein S17 gives MSDKIRTLQGRVISDKMDKSIVVAIERQVKHPIYGKFIKRTTKLHVHDENNSALAGDLVSIRECAPISKTKSWTLVDVIERPKQA, from the coding sequence ATGAGCGATAAAATCCGTACTCTTCAAGGTCGTGTTATTAGCGACAAAATGGACAAGTCAATCGTTGTTGCTATCGAGCGTCAGGTTAAACACCCGATCTACGGTAAATTCATCAAGCGTACAACTAAGTTGCACGTACATGATGAAAACAACTCAGCTCTAGCTGGTGACCTAGTTTCAATTCGTGAGTGTGCTCCAATTTCTAAGACTAAGTCTTGGACTTTGGTAGACGTAATTGAGCGTCCAAAACAAGCTTAA
- a CDS encoding TonB-dependent receptor → MNRKPTRVSYLALAISTALSSMAVYAEDGAKKAELERIEVTARKTVENLQEVPVAVTSIGESALMENGISVMTEVQQFSPNTTLQASRGTNSTITAFIRGVGQQDPLWGYEPGVGIYVDDVYIARPQGAVLDLLDVQQIEVLRGPQGTLYGKNTIGGAIKYVTKEMSGDATFNIDGTVGSYNQRDLKITGQLPISDKVYLGYGYANLTRDGFGEFLQMSQAGQDKENYNKDVSAMRLTLELHPTDQLFFRLAWDKTDDKSNAKGGYRLLPSLLTNAPIPDSVFDSYTSMPTWNKVELEGYSLTSRWDMDDQTSFKYTVAKRDSYSPTNIDFDNTPLKIFDVPAIYDDNQLTHELQVTHRGENYKVVSGLYYYDAESCGQFQAILEVLGQSLGAPGLTREVSGCSNSTSKAFYAQGNVDLNEQWSLTLGARYTRDSKEATVNNGLVFATVYPESNWIPGYVRPEGELVPNVLDDNQDWSRFTPRVGVEYQYSDDIMFFASYSQGFKSGTYNPRASTAEPAANPEIVDSFELGMKSEWNKTLRANLTLFALDHKDRQYISVLPGATSADLNQRLGNIGKSSGKGAELELTYIANESLSFDAAIGYIDSSFDEVLDTDQTTGLTFDKSEHFSISNTPDVTFNIGANYKIYSEFGDFVLNANYYYRGDYVLFEEDSLLTQDGYGLLNFNVNWYSQDGNWRVGLHAKNLTDEEYMIGGYQFVTPDPTAPNDTSKYTPGLGGDNTLIGYYGDPRTISLTVGYRF, encoded by the coding sequence ATGAACAGAAAGCCAACTCGTGTTTCGTATCTCGCTCTCGCCATCAGCACCGCACTTTCAAGTATGGCGGTCTATGCTGAAGACGGAGCAAAAAAGGCAGAGCTTGAACGCATTGAAGTCACAGCTCGTAAAACCGTGGAAAACCTACAAGAAGTACCCGTCGCAGTAACCAGCATTGGCGAATCTGCGCTGATGGAAAACGGTATCTCAGTCATGACTGAAGTACAGCAGTTTTCACCCAATACGACGTTACAGGCAAGCCGGGGAACCAATTCCACGATCACGGCTTTTATTCGAGGTGTTGGTCAACAAGACCCGCTTTGGGGATATGAACCGGGTGTTGGTATCTACGTTGATGATGTGTACATCGCCAGACCACAAGGTGCGGTACTCGATTTATTAGATGTGCAACAAATCGAAGTGCTGCGTGGTCCACAAGGTACTCTATACGGTAAAAACACCATCGGCGGCGCCATAAAATACGTCACAAAAGAAATGAGTGGTGACGCAACCTTCAACATTGATGGCACGGTGGGGAGTTACAATCAGCGAGACCTGAAAATAACCGGGCAGCTTCCCATTTCCGATAAAGTTTACCTCGGCTACGGTTACGCAAACCTGACGCGCGATGGCTTCGGTGAATTTCTACAAATGTCACAGGCAGGCCAAGACAAAGAAAACTACAACAAAGATGTCAGCGCCATGCGTTTAACGCTTGAATTGCATCCGACCGATCAACTTTTCTTCCGTTTAGCTTGGGATAAAACAGACGACAAATCGAACGCAAAAGGTGGTTATCGATTATTGCCAAGTTTACTAACAAACGCCCCTATTCCTGACAGTGTTTTTGATAGTTACACCAGTATGCCCACTTGGAACAAAGTGGAATTGGAAGGCTACAGCTTAACCAGCCGATGGGACATGGATGATCAAACATCTTTCAAATATACCGTCGCAAAACGCGATAGCTACTCGCCCACCAACATTGACTTTGATAACACCCCTCTCAAAATCTTCGATGTGCCTGCCATTTATGACGACAACCAATTGACCCATGAACTGCAAGTGACTCATCGTGGTGAGAACTATAAAGTCGTTTCTGGCTTGTACTACTACGACGCCGAATCCTGCGGGCAATTCCAAGCTATTCTTGAAGTTTTAGGTCAAAGCTTAGGTGCACCAGGCCTGACCCGTGAAGTCAGTGGATGCAGCAATTCCACCAGCAAAGCTTTTTATGCACAAGGTAATGTGGATTTGAACGAACAGTGGTCACTCACCCTTGGCGCTCGATACACCCGAGATAGTAAAGAAGCGACGGTTAATAATGGCTTAGTGTTTGCGACGGTTTACCCTGAATCCAATTGGATACCGGGTTATGTTCGCCCTGAAGGTGAACTGGTGCCCAACGTGCTTGATGACAACCAAGACTGGTCACGCTTTACGCCTCGAGTGGGTGTTGAATATCAGTATTCTGATGACATTATGTTCTTTGCAAGCTACTCACAAGGGTTTAAATCCGGTACATACAATCCTCGAGCCAGCACGGCGGAACCCGCAGCAAATCCTGAAATTGTTGATTCCTTCGAGTTAGGTATGAAAAGTGAGTGGAACAAGACGCTACGGGCAAACTTGACGCTTTTTGCGCTTGACCACAAAGACCGCCAATACATCTCTGTATTGCCGGGTGCGACGTCTGCCGATCTGAACCAACGACTTGGCAATATTGGTAAATCATCGGGTAAGGGCGCAGAGTTAGAACTCACTTACATCGCCAATGAGTCACTCTCCTTTGATGCCGCCATTGGCTACATTGATAGCTCGTTCGACGAAGTATTGGATACCGACCAAACAACCGGTTTAACCTTTGATAAATCGGAGCATTTTAGTATTTCGAATACCCCTGACGTTACATTTAATATCGGGGCAAACTACAAAATCTACTCCGAGTTTGGGGATTTTGTTCTGAACGCCAATTATTATTATCGCGGTGATTACGTGCTATTTGAAGAAGACAGCTTGCTTACTCAAGATGGGTATGGACTCTTAAACTTCAACGTGAATTGGTATAGCCAAGACGGTAACTGGCGTGTCGGTCTGCATGCGAAAAACCTGACTGACGAAGAATATATGATTGGAGGCTACCAATTTGTAACGCCAGACCCAACGGCTCCAAACGATACGAGCAAATACACCCCAGGCCTTGGTGGGGACAATACGCTCATTGGTTATTACGGTGACCCTCGCACCATCTCCTTGACGGTTGGTTATCGTTTCTAA
- the rpsC gene encoding 30S ribosomal protein S3, with protein MGQKVHPTGIRLGISKPWVSTWYANTKDFSEQLFGDHKVRQYLTKELKAASVSKIVIERPAKSIRVTIHTARPGIVIGKKGEDVEKLRQAVTKLTGVPAQINIAEVRKPELDAKLVADSISSQLERRVMFRRAMKRAVQNAMKLGAKGIKVEVSGRLGGAEIARSEWYREGRVPLHTLRADIDYATSEALTTYGIIGVKVWIFKGEVIGGLPLVQEQEKPAANKRAPKKAKKSAK; from the coding sequence ATGGGACAAAAAGTTCATCCTACTGGTATTCGCCTAGGTATCTCTAAACCTTGGGTATCTACTTGGTATGCGAATACAAAAGATTTCTCTGAACAGCTTTTTGGCGATCACAAAGTGCGTCAATACCTTACTAAGGAATTGAAAGCAGCTTCTGTGTCTAAAATCGTTATCGAGCGTCCAGCTAAATCAATCCGCGTAACAATTCACACGGCTCGTCCTGGTATTGTTATCGGTAAAAAAGGTGAAGACGTAGAGAAGCTACGTCAAGCTGTAACGAAGCTTACTGGCGTACCAGCGCAAATCAACATTGCAGAAGTTCGTAAGCCAGAGCTTGATGCTAAGCTTGTAGCAGACAGCATCTCTTCACAACTAGAGCGTCGTGTTATGTTCCGTCGTGCTATGAAGCGCGCTGTACAAAACGCAATGAAACTAGGTGCGAAGGGTATCAAAGTTGAAGTTAGCGGCCGTCTTGGCGGTGCTGAAATTGCTCGTTCTGAGTGGTATCGTGAAGGTCGTGTACCTCTACATACACTACGTGCGGACATTGACTACGCAACTTCTGAAGCGTTAACCACTTACGGTATCATCGGTGTTAAAGTTTGGATTTTCAAAGGCGAAGTAATTGGTGGTCTTCCACTAGTTCAAGAGCAAGAAAAACCAGCTGCGAATAAGCGTGCACCGAAGAAAGCCAAAAAAAGTGCTAAGTAA
- a CDS encoding response regulator, producing the protein MTHVQAIIADDHPLFRSALQQAAAQVMSNEQIKEASTVDELMTLLVSHPETELVFLDLTIPGAKGLQGLANLRNQYPDILVVMVSANESPQIIEQAMALGASAYIPKSASLELIAEAITKVIEGENWLPDQTELTDQTDSEQAQFARNLEKLTPQQYRVLAMIADGKLNKQIAYAMNIQETTIKQHVSAILKKLNVYNRTQAGILFNQLSTIGELNS; encoded by the coding sequence ATGACACACGTGCAAGCCATAATTGCCGATGATCACCCGCTTTTTCGCAGTGCATTGCAACAAGCGGCTGCACAAGTGATGAGCAATGAACAAATAAAAGAAGCCAGTACGGTTGATGAACTCATGACGTTATTGGTCTCACATCCCGAAACGGAACTCGTCTTTTTGGATTTAACCATACCGGGAGCAAAAGGACTGCAGGGCCTTGCCAACCTTCGCAATCAATACCCTGATATTTTAGTCGTCATGGTTTCCGCGAATGAAAGTCCGCAAATCATAGAACAAGCCATGGCACTGGGTGCGAGTGCGTATATTCCTAAATCCGCCTCTTTAGAACTGATTGCCGAAGCGATTACCAAGGTCATTGAAGGGGAAAATTGGCTACCAGACCAAACTGAACTTACAGATCAGACGGATTCTGAACAAGCGCAATTTGCGCGCAATTTGGAAAAGCTCACGCCACAACAATATCGCGTGCTCGCCATGATAGCGGATGGCAAACTCAACAAACAAATTGCCTATGCGATGAACATTCAAGAAACCACCATCAAGCAACATGTATCTGCTATCTTGAAAAAGTTAAACGTTTACAACCGCACGCAAGCGGGGATTTTGTTCAACCAATTATCGACAATTGGCGAGCTGAACAGTTAA
- a CDS encoding GntP family permease gives MLSMIGLLGGLILLIIMTLRGVNLFLAAPLCALIVALFSNMAVFPLSEQVNFLSTYMSGFAGFISAWFFMFLLGSLFGKFMEDSGAADSVARFIVAKLGMKHAVLAVVIACAVLTYGGVSVFIVAFSVYPMALSLFKDADLPRRFIPATLAFGSVTFTMTSAGSPEIQNWIPIKYLGTSPYAAWEVSLVVAIFMALSGYWWLMRMINKAKANGERFDARADDPAIAIRDYPHPITGVIPLIVVLLLSFTLHEALQQSALIVALLGGVLSIVIINFKRFRSITNAVNLGTTGALVAIGNTAAVVGFGAVAKNTDAFNAAVEVMTAMPGNELLGAAIAVSVIAGLTGSASGGQAIALPLVAPHYLDAGVNPEQLHRIVAISSGALDTLPHNGYVVTTIRAICKETHQRAYWSMAALTALIPLIGVALALGLFIWF, from the coding sequence ATGCTCAGTATGATAGGTCTTTTAGGTGGTCTTATCCTCCTGATAATCATGACATTACGAGGTGTGAATCTTTTCTTGGCAGCGCCTTTGTGCGCACTTATCGTGGCACTTTTTAGTAATATGGCGGTGTTTCCGCTTAGTGAGCAGGTGAATTTCTTAAGCACATATATGTCTGGTTTTGCCGGTTTCATTAGTGCTTGGTTTTTCATGTTTTTACTCGGTTCACTGTTTGGTAAATTTATGGAGGACAGTGGAGCTGCCGACAGTGTGGCACGATTCATTGTTGCTAAATTAGGAATGAAACATGCCGTTCTCGCGGTGGTGATCGCCTGCGCTGTGCTTACCTATGGTGGCGTAAGTGTTTTTATTGTGGCGTTTTCCGTCTATCCCATGGCCCTCAGCTTATTTAAAGATGCCGACTTACCGCGTCGCTTTATCCCAGCAACGTTAGCCTTTGGTTCTGTGACGTTTACGATGACGTCTGCAGGCAGCCCAGAAATTCAAAATTGGATCCCAATTAAGTACTTAGGTACGTCCCCGTACGCCGCATGGGAAGTGAGTCTTGTTGTCGCGATTTTTATGGCGCTCAGCGGTTATTGGTGGCTCATGCGTATGATTAACAAAGCAAAAGCAAATGGGGAGCGTTTCGACGCTCGTGCAGATGACCCTGCTATTGCGATACGCGACTATCCCCATCCCATCACGGGAGTCATCCCGCTTATCGTTGTGTTACTGCTGTCCTTTACGCTGCATGAAGCTTTGCAACAAAGTGCGCTTATTGTCGCGCTACTCGGTGGTGTGCTGAGTATTGTGATTATCAACTTTAAGCGTTTTCGCTCGATAACCAATGCGGTCAATTTAGGGACGACAGGCGCGCTTGTCGCGATTGGCAATACGGCAGCCGTGGTGGGGTTTGGCGCGGTTGCTAAGAATACAGACGCATTTAATGCCGCCGTTGAGGTAATGACAGCAATGCCGGGCAATGAATTACTCGGAGCGGCCATTGCGGTGAGTGTTATTGCGGGTTTAACCGGTTCGGCGTCAGGCGGGCAAGCGATAGCGTTACCGCTTGTTGCACCACATTACCTTGATGCAGGCGTTAATCCCGAACAATTACATCGTATTGTGGCCATTAGTTCAGGGGCGCTCGATACGTTGCCTCACAATGGTTATGTGGTCACGACGATTCGTGCTATTTGCAAAGAAACGCATCAACGCGCCTATTGGTCAATGGCGGCACTTACCGCGCTTATCCCGTTAATTGGGGTTGCATTGGCACTAGGCTTGTTTATTTGGTTTTAA
- the rplP gene encoding 50S ribosomal protein L16, translating into MLQPKRTKFRKVQKGRNRGVATSGNKVSFGSFGLKATARGRMTARQIEAARRAMTRHIKRQGKIWIRVFPDKPITEKPLEVRMGKGKGSVEYWVAEIQPGKVLYEMEGVSEELAREAFDLASRKLPFKTTFVTRTVM; encoded by the coding sequence ATGTTACAGCCAAAACGTACCAAATTCCGCAAAGTACAAAAAGGTCGTAACCGCGGTGTTGCGACAAGCGGTAACAAAGTTAGCTTCGGTTCTTTCGGCTTGAAAGCGACAGCCCGTGGCCGTATGACTGCTCGTCAAATCGAAGCAGCTCGTCGTGCTATGACTCGTCACATCAAGCGTCAAGGTAAAATCTGGATCCGTGTGTTCCCAGACAAGCCAATTACAGAAAAGCCGTTAGAAGTTCGTATGGGTAAAGGTAAAGGTTCAGTAGAATACTGGGTTGCAGAAATTCAACCTGGTAAAGTACTTTACGAGATGGAAGGTGTTTCTGAAGAGCTTGCTCGTGAAGCATTCGACCTAGCTTCTCGTAAATTACCTTTCAAAACAACATTTGTAACTCGGACGGTAATGTAA
- the rplB gene encoding 50S ribosomal protein L2, giving the protein MALQKCKPTSAGRRHVVKVVNSDLHKGKPYAPLLEKNSKSGGRNNNGRITVRHIGGGHKHHYRVVDFKRNKDGIPAIVERLEYDPNRSANIALVLYKDGERRYIIAPKGLKAGDQIQSGVDAPIKAGNALPMRNMPVGSTVHNVELKPGKGAQIARSAGAYVQILAREGQYVTLRLRSGEVRKVLADCRATLGEVGNSEHMLRSLGKAGAMRWRGVRPTVRGVAMNPVDHPHGGGEGRTSGGRHPVTPWGVPTKGKKTRSNKRTDKFIVRRRSK; this is encoded by the coding sequence ATGGCACTTCAAAAGTGTAAACCAACTTCTGCGGGTCGTCGTCACGTAGTTAAAGTGGTTAACTCTGATCTACACAAGGGTAAGCCATACGCACCACTTTTAGAGAAAAACTCTAAGTCAGGTGGTCGTAACAACAACGGTCGTATCACGGTTCGTCACATCGGTGGTGGTCACAAGCATCACTATCGTGTAGTAGACTTTAAACGTAACAAAGATGGTATTCCAGCTATCGTTGAGCGTCTAGAGTACGATCCAAACCGTAGCGCAAACATCGCTCTTGTATTATACAAAGACGGTGAGCGTCGTTACATTATCGCTCCTAAAGGCTTGAAAGCTGGCGATCAAATCCAGTCTGGTGTTGATGCACCAATCAAAGCTGGTAACGCGTTGCCAATGCGTAACATGCCTGTAGGTTCTACAGTTCACAACGTTGAACTTAAGCCTGGTAAAGGTGCACAAATCGCTCGTTCAGCGGGTGCATACGTACAGATCCTAGCTCGTGAAGGTCAATACGTAACTCTACGTCTTCGTTCAGGCGAAGTTCGTAAAGTTCTAGCTGACTGTCGCGCTACACTTGGTGAAGTAGGTAACTCTGAGCACATGCTTCGTTCACTAGGTAAAGCTGGTGCGATGCGTTGGCGCGGTGTACGTCCTACAGTTCGTGGTGTTGCCATGAACCCAGTAGACCACCCACACGGTGGTGGTGAAGGTCGTACTTCAGGTGGTCGTCATCCTGTAACTCCATGGGGTGTACCGACTAAAGGTAAGAAGACACGTAGCAACAAGCGTACTGATAAGTTTATCGTACGTCGTCGTTCTAAATAA
- a CDS encoding PAS domain-containing hybrid sensor histidine kinase/response regulator yields the protein MFSIGVISLVAIAYLGVLFAVAWVADKSPKPRARASVYALSLGVYCTSWAFFGTTAQAANNGWWLAPTYLGTILLFIFGWQIYLRIATVCRQQKLTSMADFIATRYGQSSSLSGLISFISVIAVVPYIALQLNATNTSISLLTGKPSTAAMAFWQDGTFYITLLLALFAVLFGTRRLRPSEHNPGLMTAIAFESLVKLFAFLAVGVFVCFGLFETPWQLLEQAQRDGVTAQIETTRSPNYVYWVHVLLGLLATLCLPRQFHTAFIEPSSEKQLVAARWLFPAYLVLITLFTLPIAYAGLLLFKSGNVGYDTFVLALPIAANAPVMTMLAFLGGFSAATSMVIVSTIVLAIMITNDFINQYLLRRAQIGAKTRGLTKQWLIYARRGVIVAILLLSYLSHRIFADGNTLANMGLMSFALVAQFAPAMIIGLWWRKASCLGAQLGIVSGSVIWFYTLLLPNLITGLSGPELWLHAGPWGIAWLAPKDLFGLGLDAISQAVLLSLFVNTLVYLVVPWFSQARLAERLQSNKFILSEPEPKALLTPLTYQDCADLLQRFGEPDSTAQLIDEEFPKERGKWKETAPRHIEDLVEREMSALIGGPSARLILQASKDEKAQSIEHVAEFVDEASQVLRFNRDLLQATIENVEQGISVVDSELKLVAWNQRYSEMFSYPEGSLYIGRPVEELIRLNAQRQLFEFNNLYQEVEKRLAYLKQGSAYKYRRQHNDGRVFEMQGNPLPGGGFVTTYTDISDFVRQQRALEQVNTDLEEKVQARTVELTNANQQLETAKRQAELATESKTRFFAAASHDLLQPFNAASLFCALMSERSQGSELQGLSENIKDALASAEDLLSSILELTKLEAGAFKTSIAPFNLASLLTPLCNEYRVLAKAKGLAFVVGPCPVSLTTDKALLKRVLSNLLSNAIRYTKQGEVRLRLERDGQRLSIMVEDTGIGIAQQDQTLIFQEFKQLGDRSHGQGLGLGLAISKRICDLLGIHISMGSEVGKGTQFTLTLPCDDALSTTHGQELIEATGDSQLQGLSVWLLDNDEHALEALKQLLTNWGCEIQCARNQQELATLAATSKADLLIADYQLDSGITGLDVIAELSLQAMPIILNTANHDELIRERITDSGYPLLYKPLKAPALKRLLKRIATTL from the coding sequence ATGTTCTCGATTGGAGTAATAAGTCTTGTTGCCATAGCTTACCTTGGCGTACTGTTCGCGGTTGCGTGGGTGGCTGATAAAAGTCCGAAACCTCGTGCGCGTGCCAGTGTCTATGCGTTGTCATTGGGGGTATATTGTACTTCATGGGCGTTTTTTGGTACGACAGCACAAGCAGCCAATAACGGCTGGTGGTTGGCACCAACCTATTTAGGCACAATTCTGCTGTTCATCTTCGGGTGGCAAATATATTTACGGATCGCAACCGTTTGTCGCCAACAAAAACTGACTTCCATGGCTGATTTTATCGCGACACGTTACGGACAATCGTCGAGTCTTTCTGGCCTTATTTCATTTATCTCCGTGATTGCGGTAGTGCCTTACATTGCGCTACAGCTCAACGCGACAAACACCAGTATTTCCTTACTCACGGGCAAACCATCGACGGCTGCCATGGCATTTTGGCAAGACGGTACCTTTTATATTACGTTGCTGTTGGCGCTTTTTGCTGTGTTGTTTGGTACTCGGCGTCTGCGTCCCAGTGAGCATAATCCTGGGTTGATGACCGCAATTGCGTTTGAATCTTTAGTGAAGCTGTTTGCCTTTCTCGCGGTTGGTGTCTTTGTTTGTTTTGGTCTTTTTGAGACTCCTTGGCAATTGCTTGAGCAGGCTCAACGAGACGGTGTCACGGCGCAAATCGAAACAACGAGAAGCCCCAACTACGTATATTGGGTGCATGTGTTATTGGGGTTACTTGCCACACTGTGTTTACCTCGGCAATTCCACACCGCGTTTATTGAGCCAAGTTCCGAGAAGCAACTCGTCGCGGCGCGGTGGTTATTTCCAGCGTATCTTGTGCTCATTACACTATTTACCTTACCTATTGCGTATGCAGGGCTGTTACTTTTCAAATCAGGTAATGTTGGCTACGACACCTTTGTGCTTGCGCTACCCATCGCTGCAAATGCGCCCGTGATGACGATGTTGGCGTTTCTTGGTGGTTTTTCAGCGGCCACGAGTATGGTGATAGTGTCTACCATCGTATTAGCCATCATGATCACCAATGATTTTATCAATCAATATTTACTTCGCCGTGCCCAGATAGGCGCAAAGACTCGCGGACTCACTAAGCAGTGGCTTATTTACGCTCGGCGCGGCGTGATTGTCGCCATTTTACTCTTAAGCTATTTGAGTCATCGTATCTTTGCTGATGGTAATACGCTGGCGAATATGGGCTTGATGTCGTTTGCATTAGTAGCACAGTTTGCACCAGCCATGATCATTGGTTTGTGGTGGCGCAAGGCATCTTGCCTTGGCGCACAACTGGGTATCGTCAGTGGTTCTGTAATTTGGTTTTACACGCTCTTATTACCCAATCTTATCACCGGTTTGTCTGGTCCAGAACTTTGGTTGCATGCAGGTCCTTGGGGGATTGCTTGGCTTGCTCCAAAAGATTTGTTTGGTCTTGGTCTTGATGCCATTAGTCAGGCTGTGCTGCTTTCGTTATTCGTCAATACACTGGTGTATCTCGTTGTGCCTTGGTTTAGTCAGGCGCGATTGGCGGAGCGGCTGCAAAGCAATAAATTTATTTTGAGTGAACCAGAGCCAAAAGCATTATTGACACCCCTTACATATCAAGACTGTGCAGACTTGCTACAGCGATTTGGTGAGCCTGACTCGACTGCGCAACTGATTGACGAAGAGTTTCCGAAAGAGCGCGGGAAATGGAAAGAAACAGCACCTCGTCACATCGAAGATTTGGTTGAGCGCGAAATGTCAGCGCTCATCGGAGGGCCTTCTGCTCGGCTTATCTTGCAAGCCAGTAAAGATGAAAAAGCGCAATCCATTGAACACGTTGCTGAGTTTGTGGATGAAGCCAGCCAAGTATTACGCTTTAATCGAGACTTGCTGCAAGCCACCATAGAGAACGTTGAGCAGGGAATTAGCGTAGTCGACAGTGAGTTGAAGCTTGTCGCGTGGAACCAACGCTACAGTGAAATGTTTTCTTATCCCGAGGGGAGCTTGTACATTGGTCGTCCTGTTGAAGAACTGATCCGACTCAATGCACAGCGGCAGTTGTTTGAATTCAATAATCTATATCAAGAGGTTGAAAAACGACTCGCCTATTTGAAACAAGGGAGTGCCTACAAGTATCGTCGTCAGCACAATGATGGTCGCGTGTTTGAAATGCAGGGTAATCCGTTACCCGGCGGTGGCTTTGTGACGACCTATACGGACATTTCTGATTTTGTACGCCAACAACGAGCGTTGGAGCAAGTGAATACGGATCTTGAGGAAAAGGTGCAGGCCCGTACCGTTGAACTCACGAATGCGAATCAACAACTCGAAACCGCAAAACGGCAGGCTGAACTTGCCACAGAGAGTAAAACTCGCTTTTTTGCTGCGGCCAGCCATGACTTACTGCAGCCTTTCAATGCTGCAAGTTTGTTTTGTGCCCTAATGAGTGAGCGATCGCAAGGCTCCGAGCTTCAAGGTTTGTCAGAGAACATCAAAGATGCGTTGGCCAGTGCAGAGGATTTACTGTCGAGCATTTTAGAATTGACGAAATTGGAAGCTGGCGCGTTCAAAACCTCGATAGCCCCTTTTAACTTGGCGTCTTTATTAACGCCGTTGTGTAATGAATATCGAGTCCTTGCAAAGGCAAAAGGGTTGGCGTTTGTTGTCGGCCCGTGTCCGGTATCGCTTACTACAGATAAAGCACTTTTGAAACGCGTGTTAAGTAACTTACTCAGTAACGCCATACGCTACACCAAACAAGGTGAAGTCCGCTTGCGTTTAGAGCGAGATGGGCAACGATTGTCCATCATGGTTGAAGACACCGGTATTGGTATTGCACAGCAAGACCAAACACTCATCTTTCAAGAGTTCAAGCAACTTGGCGATCGTTCTCACGGGCAAGGGTTAGGGTTAGGCTTAGCAATCAGCAAGCGGATCTGTGATTTGCTGGGCATTCACATTTCCATGGGTTCTGAAGTGGGAAAAGGAACTCAGTTTACCTTGACCCTCCCATGTGATGATGCCTTAAGCACAACACATGGACAAGAGCTCATTGAGGCAACGGGAGACAGCCAACTACAAGGTCTTTCGGTGTGGCTACTGGATAATGACGAACATGCTCTAGAGGCATTAAAACAATTACTAACGAACTGGGGTTGTGAGATCCAGTGTGCGAGAAACCAACAGGAGTTGGCAACACTAGCAGCGACGAGCAAGGCTGATTTACTCATCGCGGATTATCAACTCGATAGCGGTATCACAGGGTTGGACGTAATAGCGGAGTTATCGCTGCAAGCGATGCCTATCATACTGAATACAGCGAATCACGATGAGTTAATTCGAGAGAGAATTACCGACAGTGGTTACCCGCTCTTGTATAAGCCGCTGAAAGCACCCGCCCTTAAGCGACTTTTAAAGCGCATTGCGACTACGTTGTAG
- the rplV gene encoding 50S ribosomal protein L22, whose protein sequence is MEALAKHKYASGSAQKARLVADQIRGLPVARALDILAYSPKKAAALVKKVLESAIANAEHNEGADIDELKVAKVFVDEGPTMKRIMPRAKGRADRILKRTSHITVVVSDR, encoded by the coding sequence ATGGAAGCATTAGCTAAACATAAATACGCCTCTGGTTCGGCGCAGAAAGCACGTCTAGTGGCTGATCAAATTCGCGGTCTACCAGTAGCTCGCGCTCTAGATATTCTAGCTTACAGCCCGAAAAAAGCGGCTGCATTGGTTAAGAAAGTACTTGAGTCTGCTATCGCTAACGCGGAGCACAACGAAGGTGCCGACATTGATGAGCTTAAAGTGGCTAAAGTGTTTGTTGACGAAGGTCCAACAATGAAACGCATCATGCCACGTGCTAAAGGACGCGCTGACCGCATCCTTAAGCGTACAAGCCACATCACTGTTGTGGTTTCGGATCGCTAG
- the rpmC gene encoding 50S ribosomal protein L29, with amino-acid sequence MKASELKDKSVAELQAELLELLREQFNLRMQASTGQLAQTHQLRKVRRDIARVKTVINQKAGA; translated from the coding sequence ATGAAAGCTAGCGAACTTAAAGACAAAAGTGTAGCAGAGCTACAAGCTGAACTTTTAGAGCTTCTACGTGAGCAGTTTAACCTGCGCATGCAAGCGAGCACGGGTCAGCTAGCTCAGACTCACCAGTTGAGAAAAGTACGTCGCGACATCGCGCGTGTTAAAACGGTTATCAACCAGAAGGCAGGTGCATAA